The Dehalococcoidia bacterium region ACTGCCCGCCGGCCAGGGCTACGACGCCGCGAAGGACGACTTCGGCGACATGCAGGAGAAGGGGATAATCGACCCGCTGAAGGTGACGCGGGCGGCGCTGGAGAACGCGATAAGCATCGCCGGGATGGTGCTGACCACCAACTGCCTGGTGACCGACATCCCCGAAAAGAAAGAAGCAGGCGTCCCTCAGCCGCCGATGTACTAGACGCGTATTGCCGAACAGACCGTAGTAGGGGCGCACGGCTGTGCGCCCCTATTTGTATCCCACTAGGAAGACGCTTCAACTGGGTAGCCTCTTCTGGGCGCTTCGTGTGAGAACTGCTGTCCCCCCGGCCAGCGACGCCGCGCCGCCCGCTAAGACCAGCGCCGCCCACCAGCGGGCAGCGCCTGCGCCTGGGTCACGCGCGCCGGTGCCGGGCATCGCCACGGTGACAGGAGTGGCTGTGGCAGGCGGCAGACACATCGGGATTCCCGTCTGGAGGAAGGTTGACGCCTGGCCACACGCGTTGAACGCAGTGACCTTCCACGCGAGGTACGAACAATAGCATTCGCTCTTCGCCCTTTGATACTCTGGCGGGAAAAGGAAAGTAGTCGTATCAGCGGCCAGCTGATAGTGGAGATGTTGCTCAAGTGGCGTGAAGCCGCACACAGTTAAGTCGATAAGGAAACCCTCTTCGTTGTCGGAGTTGTCGGTCCAGCGCATAGCGGACAAGTCCACTTCCAGGGCGGAAGGCGCGGCGGGTATCGCCGTACACGGGGTTGCGGTTGCCATGACGGCAGGGGTGGGAGTACTCCGTTGCGCTCCTTGTGCGGTCGAGCCCTCAATGATAAAACAAGCGAGAGCCGTCAGGACGATGGCGAGCATCATTGGCAATGTGCGTGTACTCATCGTTCCTATCTTTTACAGAACGCACGAATGCGCAGAAAGTCAACGCGGACGCAACAAATGGCGTCCCCTTGTACGATTTGTTGCGGCCCGTTAACCTAACGCTGTGACTAACCAGCCGGCCCGTCTGCTCGCCGGGCTCGACCTCGGCGCCACCAAGATCTTCTCCGTCGTCATCGATGCCGGCGGGGCGATACTGGGCCGCGACATCCGCCCAACGCTGGGCACGGAAGGCCCCGACGCCGTCATCGCCCGCATGGTCGACTCCCTCAAGGCCGCGATCGCCGACGCGGGGGCGACCATCGACGACGTGGCGACGGTGGGCGTCTCCGCGCCCGGCCCGATCGACTACGCGAGCGGCGTCGTCACCAACCCGCCCAACCTGCCCGGCTGGCGCGACGTCCCGCTCGCCCTCATCCTCCAGCGCGAGCTCGACGCCCGCTGCCTGCTGGAGAACGACGCCAACGCCGCCGCCGTCGCCGAGCACCGCTGGGGCGCCGGACGCGGCTCGCAGCACATGCTCTTCCTCACCCTGAGCAGCGGCATCGGCGGGGGAATCATCATTGACGGCGCGCTGTACCGTGGCGCCTCCGGCTCGGCGGGCGAGATGGGGCATATGACCATCGACAAGCGCGGCCCCGTCTGCTCCTGCGGACGCCGCGGCTGCCTGGAGGCGCTCGCCTCCGGCCTGGCGATAGCGAAGCGAGCGCAGGAGGCAGCGGCAAAGGCGCCACGTTCGCGGCTGGCGCGCATGGCGGAGGAGGACCCGCCGCTGACCGCGAAGAAGGCCTCTCAGGCCGCTTCCGAGGGAGACGCGGCGTCGCGGCGGATTATCGCCCGCGCGGGACACTATTTGGGTGTGGGCATCGCCAGCCTCGTCAACATCTTCAACCCGCAGGTCATCGTGCTCGGGGGCAGCCTGACGAAGATGGGCGACCTCTACCTCGGCCCGATGCGGGAGGCGGTGCGAGACGAGTGCTTCCCGCAGCCGTTCGAGGACGTCCGCATCGTCGTGGGGCGGTTTGTGGACGAGGCGCCGGCGATGGGCGCCGCTTTCCTCGCCGCCGAGTTCGCTTCCAGTGTCAGAGGCTGACGGGAATTTTCCGCGGGACGCTCACTGTTCGACGCCCGCCGGCGCGGACCTTACAATTCCTGCCGCGCCAATTCTCTTGAGACGCCTCTAAGAAATGACGCATTGGAAAGCACCGCAAGAGCATAATCATCATGGACTTTTCGCCCTGATCGTAGCCCTGAAGAGCTGACTGAACGTTCTTGTGATTAAACGTGGTCGAGGCCGAGGGCCGTTTCAGAATCGAGGGCAGCGAGACGATGCCGCGGACCGGTGCAGCGCATCTTCTCCTCCACTACGGCAGCACGCCGCGCCGGCGTCCCTTTAGCCGCCTTCGCGCGGCGCGATGGTCAGCGTGCGCTTGAGCTTGTTCTCCGTGTCCGCTGGCGTCAGGCATTCCAGCCGGTACTCGCCCGGAATGTCGACTTCGAACGTGAACGAGAGCGTGCCCGTGACGGGCGTCGCTTCGGGCTCGCCGTCGGGGTTCGCTTCGACCGTCTCCGTGCCGATGACCTGCACCACGTTCGACCCCTGCTTCAGCCGGCACTCGACCTCGACCGGCACGGGATACGTCTGCGCGTAGTCGAGCTCGAGGCGCAACTCCTCGCCGGCGACCGGCGTCCCCGAGACGCGCATGGCGGCCAGCGGCTCGTGGTTCCCGTCGCCGTCGCCGAACTCGATGCCGCAGGCGGACGCCGCCAGCGCGAGCAGGACTAGCGGTGCAAGAAGGCAGATTCGTTTCAATGCGGTTCCAGTCTGTCCTTGATACTAAGCTCCCTCTGCCGATGAGACAAGGCGCCGTGCCCCTGGGGAGCGTCGCCGTCCTCGCCGCAACATGAACGCTTGTCTTCCCACCTGCCTGCCGGCAGGCAGGCCCTCCCGCCCGCTGGCGTCTTATTGGATCTGGGGGACACCCCTGCCTTGCCGGCAGGCGGGCCCAGACCCCCGGAAGAGGGGGCAAGCCCCCTCTTCACTCCTCCTGGCCCCCGGATGCAACAGTGAGCGTCCGTTGCCGGGCTCGGTTTCGGCGTCTATAATGAAGTTGTGAAGGCCCCGGAAACGCAACGTTGGGACGTCTCCACAGCGGAAGCTGTGGAGATTCAGCGTAAGCTGGCCCCTCTCGTCGTCAGCGAGGGGAGCCCCGCGGACGTGCGCCGCGTAGCCGGGGTCGATATCTCCGTCGACCGCTACCGGGCGCGGGCGCGCGGCGCAGTCGTCGTCCTCAGCTATCCGGAGCTTGCGATCGAGGAAGAGGTGGTCATCGAGACCGCGCTGCGCTTCCCCTACGTGCCCGGCCTGCTCTCGTTCCGCGAGGCGCCGGTGATACTCGAAGCGTTCGAGCGCGTCCGCCGGATGCCCGACCTGCTCCTCGTCGACGGCCACGGACTGGCGCATCCGCGGCGATTCGGCATCGCCTGCCACCTGGGCGTGACCCTCGGTCTGCCGACGATCGGCTGCGCGAAATCGCGCCTCTGCGGCGTGCACGACGCGCCGTCGCTGGAAGCGGGAAGCCGCGCGCCGCTGTGGGACGCCGGCGAAGTGATCGGCAGCGTCGTGCGCACGCGCGACGGCATAGCGCCCGTGTTCGTCTCCGTCGGCCACCTCATCGGGCTCGACGAGGCGGTAGAATGGACGCTGCGCTGCGCCAGCGGCTACCGGATACCGGAACCGCTGCGGCAGGCGCACATGGCGGCGGGACGACACAAGACGGCTGAAGCCCTGAAAGCGGGATAACGATGCAAGAGACGATCGATAGACTCACCGCGTTGCAAAAGCGAATATCCGAACTCCTGGTGCGTCTTTGACGTGGCTGGCCTTGAGCAAGAGGCCCGGCGCCTCGAGGCCGAGTCGTCGCGTCCCGGCTTCTGGGAGGACGGCGCCTCCGCCCAGGCGACGATGAAGCGGCTCGCCGAAGTGCAGGAGACCGTCTCCACCTGGCGCGACCTCGAGAAGACGGCGGGCGATCTGCGCCAGCTCGCCGACCTCGCGCAATCGGAGGAGGACGAGACGCTGGCGCAGGAGCTGGCCGAAGAGACCGAGGCCCTCGCTGAGCGCCTCCACCGCCTTGAATTCGACCTCTCGTTTTCCGGCCCCTATGACAAGCGCAGCGCCATACTCGCCATACACGCCGGCGCAGGCGGCATCGACTCGCAGGACTGGGCGGAGATGCTGCTGCGCATGTTCCTCCGCTGGGCGGAGCGCCGCAACTACCAGACCGACGTGCTCGACGTGACGCCCGGCGAAGAAGCGGGCATAAAGAGCGCCACCGCCGAGATCGCCGGACGCTACGCCTACGGCCGGCTACGCAGCGAGCGCGGCGTGCACCGTCTCGTGCGGCTCTCGCCGTTCGACGCCGATCACGCCCGCCATACCTCCTTCGCCCTCGTCGAGGTCATGCCCGAATCGGAAGGCCTCGCGGAGCTGAAGATCGACCCCGAAGAGCTGCGGATCGACGTCTTCCGCGCCAGCGGCCATGGCGGACAGAACGTCCAGAAGAACGCCACCGCCGTGCGCATCACCCACGTTCCCACCGGCGTAGTCGCGACCTGCCAGAACGAGCGCTCACTGCACCGCAACCGCGAGTCGGCGATGAAGGTGCTGGAGGCGCGCCTCCTCGAGTTGGAGCTCGAGAAGAGGGCGGAGGAGCAGTCCCGCCTCAAGGGCGAGCACGTCGCGGCCGGCTGGGGGAACCAGATCCGCAGCTACGTGCTGCACCCCTACAAGATGGTCAAAGACCACCGGACCGGCTACGAGACGAGCGACCCCAACGCCGTGCTCGACGGCGAGCTTGACCCCTTCATGGAGGCCTACCTGAAGTCGACAATCGGAGGGGGGACAGCGTAATGAGAGCGTTAACGGCCTTTCTCCTTCTCCTCGCCGCCGCGCTGCCGCTGACAGCGGTGCGGGCGCAGGAGGGGATAACCGTCACCTCGGCGACGGCGCGCAACCAGTTCCCCGACGGCGTCGTCTTCAATATGGCCGCCGAAAGCGACGCCGAGATCACGAGCGTCGTCTTCCGCTACACCATCCCTCCCGAGGGCGCGAGAGTCTACGGCGACCCCGAGTGCACCGAAGGCGCGAGGGTCGAATGCAGCTTCAACCTCAAGAGCACCGCCAAGCTCTTCCTCGTGCCCGGCGCCAACATCATCTACCACTGGGAGATAAAGGACGACGCAGGCAACGAGCTCAAGACGGAGCCGAAGACGTTCGTTTACGAGGACGACCGCTTCCAGTGGAAGAGCCGGACTCAGGACGACCTCGTCATCTGGTACTACTCCGCGGACGAGTCGCAGTTGCGCGACCTCCTCAACACCGGCGTCGACGGGCTGCGGCGGATGGAGTCGCTCCTCGGCACTTCGCTCGACTTCCCGGTGAAGGTGTTCCTGTACGATTCCGCAGCGGATATGCAGGCGGCGGCTTACGGCGGCAAGACGGGGCAGAGCGGCGTCATCACTCTCGGCGAGGTGTTCTTCTCCGATACCGCCATCGTCGCCGCCGATGTTTTCCCCCACGATGTCCTGCGCCATGAGCTGGCGCACATCGTCATGCGGCAGGCGCTGGAAGGGCCCTTCGGCAACGCGCCCGCCTGGCTGGACGAAGGCACGGCCGTCTATGCGCAGTCGCAGCCGCTGTCGGGCGAGGAGGGTGTGCTTCAATCAGCCATCCGCGGCAACCGCGTCTTCTCGCTGCGCATGATGACCTCGGGGAGTCTCGCCCGCAATGAGTCGGACGTCAGCCTCTTCTATGCCCAGGCGTGGAGCGTGGTGTCGTATCTTATCGAGACGCACGGGGAGGAGAAGTTCGCGGCGCTGCTGGCGGCGCTAAGGGAAGGCAACGGGATCGACGAAGCGCTGGAGTCCGTCTACGGGTTCGACCAGGACGGCCTGGACAACGCCTGGCGCGAAAGCGTGGGACTGCCGCCGCGGGCCAGCGAAGGCGGCGCGGGCAGGGCCACGGGGATACCACAGCTCACCCCTTACGGCGCCGGCGGCCAGCAGACCGCACCGACTTCGACGCCGACGCCGGGAGCGGAGAGCGGACCTGTGGACGACGACGGTTCGGGGTTCCCGTTCGCGCTGGCGGGAATTGTCGCAGCGGCCGTGGCAATCGGCGGCGGACTGATAGCCGGAGGCGTTCTCTTCGCCCGCAGGCGCTAGTCTCCCGGCAGGGTCGGGGCTCTGTCCCCGACCAGCCAGCCCTTTAACGGTCGGTCTTCGCCGTCCCTTCCGCGTCCGACGCCGTCTCCCTCGATAACGTCAGCTTCGTCGCACCAAAGTAGGCGGGCCGGTACCCGAACACGCTGGCGTTGCTCTTGCCGGCGTCCGGCACGTAGAAGAACCGGTAGCCCTGGCTCCGAAGTTCCTGGAAGGCGTCGTACTTGAGGAGCCAGACGTAGCGAATGTCCTTCTCCCTGTCCACCGCCTCGCCTCTGTCCGAGAGCATGCTTATCGCCTCGTAATCGCGCTCTAGGATGCCGATCTCCAGCCGGTCCTTGTGCCGCATAACGAGCTGCGGGTAGATGAACCCCGTAAGCACGACCGAATGCGGCGGGACATCGAGGGCGGCGATCTCGTCTGCAAAGGCGCGCTGGTTCTCCAGCGTGTCGATATCTGACAGAAGCATCCCCTCGCCGACGCGCGCGTTCGTGAACGTCTCGCGGTTGATCTCGTCGCCGGGTGAGGTTACGTCGACGAAGCCCGCGAGCACGATCAGCGCCACGACCGCCGCGAGCGCCGCCCTGTGTAAGTAGCGGGCCATGAAGAAGAAGGCGAACGGGAAGATGGGGATGAGGTACGCTACCTCGTGGGGCAGCCGGGTGAACGAGACGAAGAAGAGCACTCCCATGGCGACCCAGAGCGCGACGTGGGAATCGTCGGCGAGGTCGCGCGGGAGGCGCGTCAGCCGCGGCAGCGACACGGCAAGCCCCGCCAGCACGGCGAGCGCCCCCAGCACTCCCAGCGTCTCCTTCCCCAGCAGACGCAGGAACGAGAGAAAGCCCACCTTCGCGTCGTAGAAGTTGAAGGCGTCGATGCCGTAGCGGGCGAGCACCGGCGAGTACGCCACGAGCGACGTGACCGCCAGCGCGCAGGCGAACGGCAGCCCTTCGCGCCGCAGCCGCCGCTCGCGCCACAGCCAGAGCAGGAAGGCGGGCGCCGCCCACAACGAGGTGAGGCGGAACCCGGTTGCCAGCCCCAGCGCGACCCCGCCCAGCAGTGTCCGCTCCTTCATCAGCGCCAGGTAGCAGGCCAGCAAGCAGGTCAGCGCCCACATGTAGTCCATGGTCGACACGCTGTTTATCCACAGCAGGGGCGTGAAGGCGAACCCGAGCGTCAGCAGCCCCCTGTAAGGCAGCCCAAGCTCGCGGACGATGCGGGCGAAGACGTAGACGCCGGCGAGGGAGACGACGACGGTCGAGAGGTTCGTCCACACCCAGCCGAAGGGCAGCAGCGGCAGCGTGACGAGCTCGTGCAGGGGGAAGCCGGGGAGCCGCGATGGGAAGTACTCGCCTTCCGACAGCAGGTACTCGCCGGTGAGCGCGACGCGCCAGGCATCGGGGTCGGTGCCGTAGCCGAGGTCGAGCCAGGGGACGCGGGAGACGACGTAGATGACGGCGAGGGCCGCGAAGGCGAGGGGATGGGTGAGATCGAGATCGAGCGCGCGCTCGACATAATCCCAGGCGGCGAGACGCGGCCGCGGCCTCCCTTCCTCCGCCGTCTCAACCGATTCCACAAGGCCTCCTTTCCGTCGTCTATCCGGGCAGGATGATCCCGCTCTCGCGGCGCTCCTGGGGCCGTTGCTGCTCCACCGGCGACGTCGGGCCGAGGGCGCCTGCCGCGGGCTGGAGCGCCTTCCTTTGCGCGAACTGCATTATCTGCGCCATCAGCGTCTGCTCGCTCATCGCCCCCACGAGGGCGACCCGCCCGCCGATCACCGTCACCGGCACGGCGCTAATGTTGTGGCGCTCGATGAGTCGCGGGAACTCCATTATCTCGATCACGTCGGCGCGCACCCGCGGGCTTTCCAGCGCCAGCTTGTGCGCCAGACGGGCCATCGCCGGGCAAGAAGGGCAGGTGGGGGTTACGAATGCCTCGAGCGAGACGTCGCTTTTCAGCCGCTTGAGCTGGCGCGCCGTCTCCGTCGCCAGGTCCACCTTGCCGCGCGAGACGTCGATAACCCCCTCGACGAAAGCGGGGAACTCGTGGCCGCCGGGCAGGCCGAAGAATCGTATCGGACGGTTAAGGGCGCCGCGGAGCACGATCCCCGGCACGCGGTCGACGCCCAGGCGCGCCGCCTCCTGCGCCGCCTCCGAGAACTCGTGGACGGTCAGCCGGATCTTGTCGGAGAGAGCCGACAGCTCCTTGAGGAGTTGCTGTGTCTCCTCGCAGAAGGCGCACTCCTCGCGGCCGGGTATGAAGATGGGGAGCCGGCGCTGCGTGAACAGATCGATGCGGACGGCGCCCGTGAGTTCGCGGGCAAAGCGCTCCCGCAGGTATTCCTGGTCACGAAGGGGTATCAACTCTCTCTCCGCGCTCCCTGCTCTGCCGCTGCTCGATCGAGGGGGCTGCCCGCCACTTCATCCATACAGCGAAAAGACGCTCGAAGACAGTGAAGTTGCCGAGCACGGCGACAATCCAGAGGGCGATTCTCGCCTGGTCTATGATAAGGCCGATCCCGAGAACGATCACGCGTTCGGGCCGCGTGAACAGCCCTTCGCGCAGCTCGAGGCCCGCTGCCTCAGCGCGCGCCCGCATGTAGCTCGTCAGCAGCGAGCCGGCGGCGGCCGCGAAGGCCAGGACGCTCTCCTCGACGTCGCCCCTGTCGGCGAAGTGGAAGAGGAGACCGCCGAGGACCGCCGCTTCCGATAAGCGGTCGAAGAGAGAGTCTAGGACGCCGCCGAACGCGGTGACGCGGCCCGTAACGCGGGCGAGGAGACCGTCCATCATGTCGAAGGCGGCGGCGACGAGCATCACGATACCGCCCGCCAGGAACTCTCCCCGGGCGATGAGAACCGCCGCTGCCAGCGCGCCCGCGAACCCGATGAGCGTTATAGCGTTAGGGGTGAGACCCGTGCGCGCGAGCAGGCGCGCGAGCGGCCCGCTGATGCTCTCAGGAAGGGCCCGCGGGCTGAGTCTGAACATTACTCTGGACTCCAGCGGTGCATCAATGCAGCCTGCTCTTCCCGGATGCCGGCCGCCCGCTCGTACTGGAGGCGCTCATAGTAGCTCAGCACTTTCTGCGACACCCGCTCCCAACTGTACTCCTGCGCCCGCTGTCGCGCCCTTTCGCCCATCTCATGTCGCTTGTCCGGATGGGAGAGCAGCTCGATGAGGGCGGAAGCCAGACCCTCCGCGTCCTTCGGGCGGACGAGCAGCCCCTCAACGCCGTGGGTCAGCACGCTTGCGTACCCCTCGATGTTGCTGGCGACGAGCGGCCTGCCCGCGGCCATCGCTTCCAGAAGGACGATGCCCTGGCTCTCGTTCCCCGTCGCGGGCGCGCAGACGACGTCGGCGGTGTGATGATAGCGGGCGAGCTCGTCGTAAGAAACGTAGCCGATGAACTCAACGTCTGCCAACCCCTTCTCGGCGACCCAGCGTCGGTACCCGCGCGCTGCCCGTGTCGGCGGCCCGACGATGAGGAGCCGCGCCTCCGGCATCTCGCGCTTCACCGTCTCGAACGCCTGGAGCAGGTACTTTACGCCCTTTCGCTTCTCCAGCCGTCCCACGAACAGAACGTTCGGCCGCCCGTCGGCGTAGCGCTCCACCGGCGGTCGTTCGAGCGCGAAGTGGTCGACATCGACGCCGTTGGGGATGATGTTGTAGTAGCCGGGGAAGTAGCGAGACACGAGACGCATCGCCGGCACCGATACGGCGATCTTGCCGTCGAGGCGGCGGAACCAGCGCTTGAGCACGTGACGTCCGTACAGGTACCACTTGGTCGTCCCGCCCTCCTTGGCGGCGTGGAAGGTGCCCACGTTGATGGCCGTAGAGAGACGCAGGAAGTTTAGGGGCAGGAAGGGCGCGAACGGCTCGTGCACGTGGACGATGTCGAACTGCTCCTCCTGCAACACCTTCTTCACTTTTGGCGCCAGACGCAGCGACAGCGTAACGCGCGCCACCGAGCCGCTCGCCGGTATGCCGTAGGCGCGGCTGATGGGGATCACGTTCTCTTCTGCTCGATGCAGGGAGGGCCGCGACGACGGCGCGATGACCCGTACCTCGTGGCCGAGGGCGACGAAGTGGTCTCTCAGGTGGGCGATGTGGTTGTTGACGCCGCCGGGCACCGCCCAGTCGTACGGCGAGACAAAGCCGATCTTCATCGCGGTCTCCAGCGCTTCACGAAGCTGGCGATAGTCGGCAGCCAGCCCGCTTTCCTGGGTGTAACGCTAAACCCCCGCCACTGCTGCAACAGGAACCGCCGGTACCCGATCTCGGAGAGCGAAGGGTAGCGTCCGTTGGTGGCGCCGGTCGTGCCCTCGAGGATAGCCCTTCGCAGATCGGCCGCTGTTTCGCCCGGGAACTCGGTGAGGGCGGCGCCGATGACGGGCAGAAAGTGGGCGTCGCTGCCGCCTACCTCCGGAAGATGGTACCTCTCGCGGTTCAGCCGCAGCGCTTTCCCGGCGTTGACGTTAGAGCCGGGGCCTGAGTTGGCGATCTGGATGGCGTCGAAGTAGACGCCCGTGCCCCGCTTCAGCATGATCCGCTCGATCGTGTGCTCGCTGATGCTGCGGGTGAGCCAATTCATGGGATGGGGTATGATACACAGTCCGCCCTGCCTGTGCACCGCCTCAAGTGTCTCCATCACAGGGCGCAACGGCGCGACCGGCTCCTCGAGGAACAGCGCGATGAGGTGCCCTTCGAGGGTGGTCAGCTCTATGCCGGCAATAACCTCAAACCGGTAGCGGCCGCGCGCCCAGAGCTCGCGCGCCTTCAGGCCGCCCGTGAGATCATCATGATCGGTGACCGCGATCACCGAGAGGTCGGTGTTCGCCTCTACGTAGTCGAGTATCTCCTGCGGGCCGGCCATGCCGTCGCCGACCGCGGAGTGGATGTGAATGTCAGCCTTCCCCACTTCTCGATCCTTCTCACGGATTTCACAACATTGTACCACCAGGAGGCCGGCTGCGGCGTGACCAAAGTCACCCTTTCGACGGTGAGCGAATCTGTCAACGGATGGTCAACGGATAAGCGGATGGCGCAGGGGGCGTTCATGCTTTGGGCGGCGTCGACGTGGTGGCCGTAACATGAACGTCCGTCTTCCCGCCCGCCCACCCGCAACGCGTTGGACGACCCCGGGGGACACCTTCGCAGCTTCTCTTCGCCGCCAGGTCCCTAGTGCGCTTCGGCGGTGACGCGCTCCCAGGCGGCCGCGACCTCCCGCGCCAGGGCCTCGTGTTCGGGGCGTTGCAGGTCGGGATCGCTCTCGAGGAGGCGGGCCGCTTCCTCGCGCGCGAGCTCGATCAGACGGACGTCGGAGAGGCGCGCCGCCCTGAACTCGGGCAGCCCGCTCTGGCGCGTCCCGAAGAACTCGCCGGGGCCCCGCAGCCGCAGGTCGGCTTCTGCCAGCGCGAAGCCGTCCGTCGTCCGCTCCATCAGTTGCAGCCGCTCCCGGGCCTCGTCCGACGGGCTATCGGAGAGGAGCAGGCAGTAGCTCTGGGCGTCGCTGCGCCCCACGCGGCCGCGGAGCTGGTGGAGCTGCGCCAGCCCGAAGCGCTCCGCTCCCTCAACCATCATCACCGTCGCGTTCGGGATGTCGACGCCCACCTCGACGACCGCCGTCGACACGAGGATATCGAGGCGGCGGTCGCGGAAGTCGCGCATCACCGCGTCCTTCTTCTGCGCCGCCAGCCGCCCGTGCAGCAGCCCGAGGCGCAGGTCGGGGAAGACCTCCGCTCGCAGCCGCTCGAACTCGTGGGCGGCGGCCCGCGCCGTCAGCGTCTCCGACTCCTCGATGAGCGGACATATGATGAACGCCTGCTCTCCCTGCCCGACGCGTTCCCGCACGAAGGCGTAGGCCTCGTCGCGGCCCTCCGGCGGCACCCATCGCGTCTCGACGGGCTTGCGTCCCGGCGGCATCTCGTCGATGACGGAGATATCGAGGTCGCCGTAGAGGGTGAGGGCGAGGGTGCGCGGTATGGGCGTCGCCGTCATTACCAGCAGGTGCGGGTTGACGCCCTTCTCGCGCAGCGCCGCCCGCTGCATCACCCCAAAGCGGTGCTGCTCGTCGACGACCGCGAGCGCGAGGCCTGCGAAGTCGACGCTTCCCTGGATGACGGCGTGCGTGCCGACGACGATATCGATCTCGCCGGCGGCTATGCTTTCGCGGACGGCGCGCTTCTCCGCCGCCGGCAGGCTGCCCGAGAGGAGGGCGATGCGCAGCGGCCGCGCCAGATAGGGGGCGTCGACCTGCGCCACCGGTGCCTTCTCGTCCCCGCAGCCGAAGATGCCGCAAAGGGTGCGGAAGTGCTGCTCGGCGAGGATTTCGGTGGGGGCCATCATCGCGCCCTGGCGACCCGACGCCGCTGCCGCCAGCAGGCTGGCCGCCGCCACCACCGTCTTGCCGCTGCCGACGTCGCCCTGCAGCAGGCGGTTCATCGGGCGCTCGCCGGCGACGTCGGCCAGCGCCTGCTCCAGCGCCTTCTCCTGCGCGGAGGTAAGCGTGAAGGGCAGCGCCCCGACGAAGCCGCGTCGCACGTCCGCCGGCAGGGGCAGGGGCAGCGCCAGCCCCCGCTCGCGCCACTCCCGTCTCCGAACGAGAACGCCGAGCTGGATGACCAGCAGCTCGTCGAAGGCGAGCCGCCGTCGCGCCGCCTCCAGCCGCTCCCAGCCGTCGGGGTAGTGCATCTGACGGACGGCTGTCGTCAGCGGAGTCAGGCGGAGCCGCGTCAGCATCTCAGGCGGCAGGGGCTCCGCCAGCGCGTCGGCGAACGAGTCGAGCGCTTCCTTGACGACGCGGCGTATCGTTCTCGGCGGCAGGCCGGACGTCGAGCGGTAGACGGGGACGAGACGGCCCGTGTGCACGAGCTCCTCTTCCAGCGGCTCGTACTCGGGGTTCTCCATCGTCTTCTGCCCCTTGAACAGCGTGACCTTGCCCGCGAGCACGACCTGACGGTTCGTCTTGAGCTGCCCGGCAACATAGGGCTGGTTGAACCAGACGACGCGCATCGTGCCCGTGGCGTCGCCCACGAGCGCCTCCGTCCCTCGCAGACGCCGTCCGATGGTGGTCTCGGCGGCGCTCCACACCGTCGCCACCAGCGTCTGCTCCTCGCCGACGACGAGTTCCGCTACGGGACGGATGCGCGCGAAGTCGTTGTGGCGGCGGGGGAAGAAGTAGAGCAGGTCGCGCACGGTCTCGACGCCGAGGCGGGCGAACTTCACGGCGAGGGCGTCGCGCACCCCCCTGACGGCGGTGACCGGCGCTGAGAGGTCGCCTGCTGTCGCGGACGCTTTCGGCCGTCGCGGCTTCTTCGCCGCCGCCGGCTCGCGCGCGGGAGACGGCGCCGCCTTCAAGGGGGCGGCACCCGGTTGCCCGTCGATGAGATGGATGGTCTGCGTGAGCCAGCGGGCGCGTTCCTCGACGCCGAGCGACGCGTAGCCGCCGCGGGGAAGCGCTCTTATCGATGCGCCGACGGGAGACGCGGGAGGGAAGACGTTCTGCTCAATGAGCCGGTCTAGGTAGCGGTCGATGCCGCCTATCACCGCCTTATCGGCGCAGCCCAGGCGGCGCTCGTGCTCCAGTATCTTGCGGAGCTGGCCCTCCCGCTCGTTCAAGCTTCCTTT contains the following coding sequences:
- the recG gene encoding ATP-dependent DNA helicase RecG, which translates into the protein MNEREGQLRKILEHERRLGCADKAVIGGIDRYLDRLIEQNVFPPASPVGASIRALPRGGYASLGVEERARWLTQTIHLIDGQPGAAPLKAAPSPAREPAAAKKPRRPKASATAGDLSAPVTAVRGVRDALAVKFARLGVETVRDLLYFFPRRHNDFARIRPVAELVVGEEQTLVATVWSAAETTIGRRLRGTEALVGDATGTMRVVWFNQPYVAGQLKTNRQVVLAGKVTLFKGQKTMENPEYEPLEEELVHTGRLVPVYRSTSGLPPRTIRRVVKEALDSFADALAEPLPPEMLTRLRLTPLTTAVRQMHYPDGWERLEAARRRLAFDELLVIQLGVLVRRREWRERGLALPLPLPADVRRGFVGALPFTLTSAQEKALEQALADVAGERPMNRLLQGDVGSGKTVVAAASLLAAAASGRQGAMMAPTEILAEQHFRTLCGIFGCGDEKAPVAQVDAPYLARPLRIALLSGSLPAAEKRAVRESIAAGEIDIVVGTHAVIQGSVDFAGLALAVVDEQHRFGVMQRAALREKGVNPHLLVMTATPIPRTLALTLYGDLDISVIDEMPPGRKPVETRWVPPEGRDEAYAFVRERVGQGEQAFIICPLIEESETLTARAAAHEFERLRAEVFPDLRLGLLHGRLAAQKKDAVMRDFRDRRLDILVSTAVVEVGVDIPNATVMMVEGAERFGLAQLHQLRGRVGRSDAQSYCLLLSDSPSDEARERLQLMERTTDGFALAEADLRLRGPGEFFGTRQSGLPEFRAARLSDVRLIELAREEAARLLESDPDLQRPEHEALAREVAAAWERVTAEAH
- a CDS encoding PHP-associated domain-containing protein yields the protein MGKADIHIHSAVGDGMAGPQEILDYVEANTDLSVIAVTDHDDLTGGLKARELWARGRYRFEVIAGIELTTLEGHLIALFLEEPVAPLRPVMETLEAVHRQGGLCIIPHPMNWLTRSISEHTIERIMLKRGTGVYFDAIQIANSGPGSNVNAGKALRLNRERYHLPEVGGSDAHFLPVIGAALTEFPGETAADLRRAILEGTTGATNGRYPSLSEIGYRRFLLQQWRGFSVTPRKAGWLPTIASFVKRWRPR
- a CDS encoding glycosyltransferase family 4 protein, coding for MKIGFVSPYDWAVPGGVNNHIAHLRDHFVALGHEVRVIAPSSRPSLHRAEENVIPISRAYGIPASGSVARVTLSLRLAPKVKKVLQEEQFDIVHVHEPFAPFLPLNFLRLSTAINVGTFHAAKEGGTTKWYLYGRHVLKRWFRRLDGKIAVSVPAMRLVSRYFPGYYNIIPNGVDVDHFALERPPVERYADGRPNVLFVGRLEKRKGVKYLLQAFETVKREMPEARLLIVGPPTRAARGYRRWVAEKGLADVEFIGYVSYDELARYHHTADVVCAPATGNESQGIVLLEAMAAGRPLVASNIEGYASVLTHGVEGLLVRPKDAEGLASALIELLSHPDKRHEMGERARQRAQEYSWERVSQKVLSYYERLQYERAAGIREEQAALMHRWSPE